In Hwangdonia lutea, a single window of DNA contains:
- a CDS encoding cation diffusion facilitator family transporter: MGHHHSHSHTHAHPDLKGRNLFISILLNIAITIAQVVGGLMSGSLALLSDALHNFSDVISLIISYVADKLSKRKASFQKTFGYKRAEILAAFINAATLIIVAVLLIIEAIERFQNPQEIESNLVIWLSLIAILGNGFSVLLLKKDAESNMNMKSAYLHLLTDMMASVAVFIGGLLMKYYQLFWVDSVLTFAIAVYLIWMGFDLLKDSTKVLMLFTPDATPINKIVDEINTFESIKNVHHVHIWQLNEDEIHLEAHIDFKEDISLSQFDVILHKIEDFLLDNYGINHVNIQPEFGKDDAKDVIVQD, from the coding sequence ATGGGGCATCACCATTCTCATAGTCACACCCATGCGCATCCCGATTTAAAAGGACGCAACTTATTTATATCCATTTTATTAAATATTGCTATAACTATAGCTCAGGTTGTTGGTGGTTTAATGTCTGGTAGTTTGGCACTTTTAAGTGATGCGTTGCATAATTTTAGCGATGTTATTTCACTTATTATCAGTTATGTAGCCGATAAATTATCAAAACGAAAAGCCTCATTTCAAAAAACATTTGGGTATAAACGGGCCGAAATTTTAGCGGCTTTTATAAATGCGGCCACTTTAATTATTGTTGCTGTTTTATTGATTATTGAAGCGATTGAGCGTTTTCAAAATCCACAGGAAATCGAATCCAATTTAGTGATTTGGTTATCGTTAATTGCTATTTTAGGTAATGGTTTTAGTGTGCTTTTATTGAAAAAAGATGCTGAATCCAACATGAATATGAAAAGCGCATACCTTCATTTATTAACCGATATGATGGCGAGTGTTGCGGTTTTTATTGGGGGTTTACTAATGAAATACTACCAATTGTTTTGGGTGGATAGCGTGCTTACTTTCGCTATAGCCGTTTACTTAATTTGGATGGGTTTTGATTTATTAAAAGATTCAACCAAAGTACTCATGTTGTTTACACCAGATGCAACACCTATTAATAAAATAGTAGATGAAATTAATACCTTTGAAAGCATTAAAAATGTGCATCATGTTCATATTTGGCAACTCAATGAAGATGAAATCCATTTAGAAGCGCACATCGATTTTAAAGAAGATATTTCCTTATCGCAATTTGATGTTATTTTGCATAAAATTGAAGATTTTTTATTGGATAATTACGGTATCAACCATGTAAATATTCAACCGGAATTTGGTAAAGACGACGCAAAAGATGTGATTGTGCAGGATTAA
- the rpiB gene encoding ribose 5-phosphate isomerase B — protein MTIAIGNDHAGTDYKFVIKKHLESKGYTVTNFGTDANDSVDYPDFVHPVADAVETNKSTFGILICGSANGVAMTANKHQKIRAGLCWNKEIASLTRQHNNANVLCIPARFTAIHQAVEMVDTFLNTEFEGGRHQNRVDKIPLSC, from the coding sequence ATGACAATTGCTATAGGAAACGATCACGCCGGAACCGATTATAAATTCGTTATCAAAAAACATTTGGAAAGCAAAGGTTATACCGTTACTAATTTTGGGACAGATGCTAACGATAGCGTAGATTACCCAGATTTTGTACACCCAGTGGCCGATGCTGTTGAAACCAATAAATCTACATTCGGTATACTAATTTGCGGTAGTGCCAATGGTGTGGCTATGACTGCGAATAAACACCAAAAAATTCGCGCTGGTTTATGTTGGAATAAAGAAATAGCAAGCTTAACGAGGCAACATAATAACGCTAATGTTTTATGTATTCCTGCACGATTTACAGCCATACATCAAGCGGTTGAAATGGTTGATACTTTTTTAAATACCGAGTTTGAAGGCGGCAGACATCAAAACCGCGTTGATAAAATACCTTTATCGTGTTAA
- the rnr gene encoding ribonuclease R → MTRKKKRKSKNKGISNLTNTILSILKKDRNQSFNYKQIAAKLGVNDASSRNQIIKKLRDLQGKKEIEEVERGKYKAIVNTEYHIGKLDLAIKGNGYIISEDFDDDVFIASNNINKALNGDEVEFYVYKRRKRGRLEGEITNIIKREKSEYVGVIQIQEKKNFAFVVTDSNKMYKDIFVPIDKINKAENGDKVLVKLEDWPEKADSPYGKVIQVLGKPGEHNTEIHAILAEYGLPYDFPQEVEDFANKLDTSITKEEIAKRRDMRQDLTFTIDPKDAKDFDDALSFKVLENGFYEIGIHIADVSHYVQEGTILDDEAYERATSVYLVDRVVPMLPEVLSNNACSLRPHEEKYTFSAVFQMNDACKIKHQWFGRTVTYSDARFAYEEAQAIIESKTNHIPADVSLSGKAYKTDQNIANAILKMDELAKKMRSKRMSSGAISFDKVEVKFDLDEEANPTGVFFKTSKEANKMIEEFMLLANKKVAEFIGKQSPKKTFVYRVHDKPDDSKLFNLQSIVSKFGYKLNFKDRKTTSASLNNLLKEVNGKKEQNLVDTLAIRSMSKAEYTTNNIGHYGLAFDYYSHFTSPIRRYPDVMSHRLLQHYLDGGKSANEAIYEEKCNHSSNMENLATKAERDSIKYMQIKFMEDHKDEAFVGVISGVTDWGIYVEIISNKCEGMVSVRDMKDDHYAFDQDQYAMVGRNTKTMYQLGDEVVVKVKNTDLVKKHLDFYLIGKHEN, encoded by the coding sequence ATGACAAGAAAGAAAAAAAGGAAATCCAAAAACAAAGGTATTTCCAACCTAACAAATACCATTCTAAGTATTTTAAAAAAAGATAGAAACCAATCATTCAACTACAAACAAATTGCTGCAAAACTTGGTGTAAACGATGCGAGCAGTAGGAATCAAATTATAAAAAAACTACGCGATTTACAGGGAAAAAAAGAAATTGAAGAGGTAGAGCGTGGTAAGTATAAAGCCATTGTAAACACCGAATATCACATTGGTAAATTAGATTTGGCTATAAAAGGAAATGGCTATATCATTTCTGAAGATTTTGATGATGATGTGTTTATTGCATCAAACAATATAAACAAAGCCTTAAACGGCGATGAAGTAGAATTTTATGTTTACAAACGTCGTAAACGTGGTAGATTAGAAGGTGAAATAACAAACATTATTAAACGCGAAAAAAGTGAATATGTTGGTGTTATTCAAATCCAAGAGAAAAAGAATTTTGCCTTTGTAGTAACAGATAGCAATAAAATGTACAAAGATATTTTTGTACCTATTGATAAAATAAATAAAGCTGAAAATGGCGATAAAGTATTGGTAAAACTTGAAGATTGGCCAGAAAAAGCCGATTCACCATACGGCAAGGTTATTCAGGTTTTAGGCAAACCAGGTGAGCATAATACCGAGATTCATGCCATACTAGCAGAATACGGTTTACCATACGATTTTCCTCAGGAAGTTGAAGATTTTGCTAATAAATTAGATACTTCAATTACTAAAGAAGAAATAGCAAAACGACGTGATATGCGTCAGGATTTAACCTTTACCATCGACCCTAAAGACGCTAAGGATTTTGATGATGCCCTATCGTTTAAAGTGTTGGAAAACGGTTTTTATGAAATAGGAATTCATATCGCCGATGTATCACATTATGTACAAGAAGGTACCATTTTGGATGATGAGGCATACGAGCGAGCCACATCGGTTTATTTAGTAGATAGAGTGGTGCCTATGTTACCTGAAGTTTTATCGAACAATGCTTGTTCCTTACGTCCACACGAAGAAAAATACACCTTTTCCGCAGTGTTTCAAATGAATGATGCATGCAAGATAAAACACCAGTGGTTTGGTAGAACAGTAACCTATAGCGACGCCCGTTTTGCTTACGAAGAAGCACAGGCTATTATAGAATCTAAAACCAACCATATTCCTGCAGACGTTTCTTTATCAGGCAAAGCTTATAAAACAGACCAAAATATTGCAAATGCGATATTAAAAATGGATGAATTAGCTAAAAAAATGCGAAGCAAACGTATGAGTTCCGGAGCTATTTCGTTCGATAAAGTAGAAGTAAAATTTGATTTGGACGAAGAAGCAAATCCAACAGGGGTGTTCTTTAAAACAAGTAAAGAAGCCAATAAAATGATTGAGGAATTCATGTTATTGGCCAACAAAAAAGTAGCCGAATTTATTGGTAAGCAATCACCAAAAAAGACTTTTGTATATCGGGTGCACGACAAACCAGACGATAGCAAACTATTTAATTTACAGAGTATTGTTTCTAAATTTGGGTATAAACTTAACTTTAAAGACCGCAAAACAACATCGGCTTCACTTAATAATTTATTAAAGGAAGTTAATGGAAAAAAAGAACAAAATTTAGTCGATACGCTGGCCATTCGAAGCATGAGTAAAGCCGAATATACCACGAATAATATTGGACATTACGGACTGGCTTTCGATTATTACAGTCATTTTACATCGCCAATTCGAAGGTATCCCGATGTGATGTCGCATCGCTTGTTACAACACTATTTAGATGGCGGAAAATCGGCTAACGAAGCCATTTACGAAGAAAAATGCAACCATTCCAGCAACATGGAAAATCTGGCTACCAAAGCAGAACGCGATTCTATAAAATACATGCAGATTAAGTTTATGGAAGACCATAAAGACGAAGCGTTTGTAGGCGTAATTTCCGGGGTAACCGATTGGGGAATTTATGTTGAAATCATTTCAAACAAATGTGAGGGTATGGTAAGCGTTCGAGATATGAAAGACGATCATTACGCCTTCGATCAGGACCAATACGCTATGGTTGGCAGAAACACAAAAACCATGTATCAACTTGGAGATGAAGTTGTTGTAAAAGTTAAAAACACCGATTTAGTTAAAAAACACCTCGATTTTTATCTTATCGGAAAACATGAAAATTAA
- a CDS encoding glycoside hydrolase family 26 protein, giving the protein MGLSKILFLCISTTIMVHLHAQVSANFGAPKFVPLDGKKLLIIGQDLGAVGGLDTHTNGYVDSFSSHVPAGVTSYTSLPNLAGLNHLDNWGSGDVHAEAYFNDATFNNSFMVIGLYLVGVLEDINNGVVDDDIKTLANWVKEKDRPIFLRIGYEFDGSWNGYNPTQFKNAWKHIVHIFDAENVSNVAYVWQSSGLNFTNIMDWYPGDEYVNWMGYSHFDGENMGQSIRDFGEERDKPIMIAEATPKVDLQNGNPEIYWTNWFEPLFNEIYTTNRIKALAYINVDWDSQFMWSGDGWGDSRVQEVPFIKEKWELEISKSPWITASDNILNTINYSNWVIPTDTQNDGELKKNELVINKVKGVLQITNKDNKVMDEVYIHDFLGRVIYRNNYPNVQYNILTNLLYQKPIIIVAKINGNSLYTKISY; this is encoded by the coding sequence ATGGGTCTCTCTAAAATTCTTTTCTTATGTATTAGTACTACAATAATGGTTCATTTACATGCACAAGTAAGTGCAAATTTTGGTGCGCCCAAATTTGTACCACTAGATGGAAAAAAATTACTTATTATTGGTCAAGATCTTGGGGCTGTTGGTGGTTTAGATACACATACTAATGGCTATGTTGATAGCTTTTCTAGCCACGTACCTGCTGGCGTAACTTCATATACTAGTTTGCCAAATTTAGCTGGTTTAAACCATCTAGATAATTGGGGTTCGGGTGATGTTCATGCGGAAGCTTATTTTAATGATGCTACGTTTAATAATTCGTTTATGGTTATTGGTTTATACCTTGTTGGGGTTTTAGAAGATATAAATAATGGGGTGGTTGACGATGATATTAAAACGCTTGCAAACTGGGTAAAAGAGAAAGATCGTCCTATTTTTTTAAGAATAGGATATGAGTTTGATGGCTCGTGGAACGGTTACAACCCTACTCAATTTAAAAATGCATGGAAACATATTGTTCATATTTTTGATGCTGAAAATGTAAGTAACGTGGCTTATGTATGGCAATCTTCTGGATTAAACTTTACTAATATTATGGATTGGTATCCAGGTGATGAATATGTTAATTGGATGGGATACTCTCATTTTGATGGAGAAAACATGGGGCAATCCATTCGTGATTTTGGAGAGGAACGCGATAAGCCAATAATGATTGCCGAAGCGACACCAAAGGTTGATTTACAAAACGGAAATCCTGAAATATATTGGACCAACTGGTTTGAGCCTCTTTTTAATGAAATTTATACAACAAATAGAATTAAAGCACTAGCTTATATAAACGTAGATTGGGATAGTCAGTTTATGTGGTCAGGTGATGGATGGGGAGATTCAAGGGTTCAAGAAGTTCCTTTTATTAAGGAAAAATGGGAGTTGGAAATAAGTAAATCACCCTGGATAACTGCAAGTGACAATATTTTAAATACTATAAATTATTCCAATTGGGTTATACCGACTGATACACAAAATGATGGTGAATTAAAAAAAAACGAGTTGGTAATTAATAAAGTAAAAGGAGTATTACAAATTACCAATAAAGATAATAAAGTGATGGATGAAGTTTATATCCATGATTTTTTAGGAAGAGTTATTTATAGAAATAACTATCCTAATGTTCAATATAATATCCTTACCAATCTGCTGTACCAAAAACCAATAATAATTGTTGCTAAAATAAATGGTAATTCACTATACACAAAAATTTCCTATTAA
- a CDS encoding YbjQ family protein, whose product MILTTTNTIEGYTVQDYLGIVTGISVNMPKATFTFKMEKYYQSYEVKINEVKEEAFQKLRDNAIKLKANAVVGIRVDVETSPTSGLIFVSITGTAVKVG is encoded by the coding sequence ATGATACTAACAACAACAAACACCATTGAAGGGTATACTGTTCAAGATTATTTAGGCATTGTAACAGGAATTAGTGTAAATATGCCAAAAGCAACGTTTACATTTAAAATGGAAAAATACTATCAATCGTACGAAGTGAAAATTAATGAGGTTAAAGAAGAAGCTTTTCAAAAGCTTAGAGATAATGCCATTAAACTAAAAGCCAACGCAGTAGTAGGTATTAGGGTGGATGTTGAAACTTCGCCAACATCGGGCCTCATATTTGTTTCCATTACAGGAACCGCGGTTAAAGTTGGGTGA
- a CDS encoding head GIN domain-containing protein, with protein MKRIVTIFAICISTLSIAQKPIEKSIGEFSELKVYDLIEVELIKSNENRVVISGKNKSSVLVNNKNGKLKIKMNLEEIFDGNNTTVKLYYTNIEIIDVNEKAVVHSKDKIKQFEINLRAQEGAKIDVKLNVNYAYIKSVTGGVITTDGKSKNQKISLLTGGVYKGETLKTEKTEVSIRAAGKAYINASKLAEIKIRAGGDVFIYGDPEFVNESRVFGGRVKRMN; from the coding sequence ATGAAACGTATAGTAACAATTTTCGCTATTTGTATTTCAACACTTTCAATAGCTCAAAAACCCATAGAAAAATCAATTGGTGAATTCTCAGAACTTAAGGTTTACGATTTAATAGAGGTAGAGCTCATAAAATCTAACGAAAACAGAGTTGTTATTTCAGGCAAAAATAAAAGTAGCGTATTGGTGAACAACAAAAATGGAAAACTAAAGATTAAAATGAATTTAGAAGAAATTTTTGATGGCAATAACACTACGGTAAAACTATACTATACCAATATTGAAATTATAGATGTTAACGAAAAAGCCGTGGTTCACTCTAAAGACAAAATAAAACAATTCGAAATAAATTTAAGAGCTCAAGAAGGTGCAAAAATTGACGTTAAGTTAAATGTTAATTACGCTTACATTAAATCGGTTACCGGTGGCGTAATTACCACAGATGGAAAATCGAAAAACCAAAAGATATCGTTATTAACCGGTGGTGTTTATAAAGGTGAAACATTAAAAACCGAAAAGACCGAAGTTAGCATAAGAGCAGCTGGTAAGGCTTATATAAATGCCTCAAAATTAGCAGAGATCAAAATACGGGCCGGAGGCGATGTCTTTATTTATGGCGACCCGGAATTTGTAAACGAAAGTCGGGTATTTGGCGGTCGTGTAAAACGAATGAATTAA
- a CDS encoding LysE family translocator, producing MFDDILAAIPFGIILAFTIGPVFFVLLETSATKGFKSALIFDCGVMFADVLFIIVAFFSTNRLLEKVKDDPGFLIFGGVLLVTYGIISFVKTSKSFREIVREYHKIQIKKGYGKLFLKGFLLNFINIGVLLGWIAFIVLANSLTETTTGVITFLSTILIVYFLVDLVKIAIAKKLKNRLTPRLIFKSKKIIALVILGFGILLLVQGFFPNEKEMIKERLEQINPIKDRLSE from the coding sequence ATGTTTGATGATATTTTAGCAGCAATTCCATTTGGTATTATACTTGCCTTTACCATAGGACCTGTTTTTTTTGTACTCTTGGAAACCAGTGCGACAAAGGGTTTTAAAAGTGCGTTAATTTTTGATTGCGGCGTAATGTTTGCCGATGTTTTGTTTATAATCGTTGCTTTTTTTAGTACCAATAGATTATTGGAAAAAGTAAAAGACGACCCAGGGTTTTTAATTTTTGGTGGCGTTTTGCTGGTTACTTATGGTATTATTTCATTTGTAAAAACCTCAAAATCTTTTCGGGAAATTGTTCGGGAATACCATAAAATTCAAATAAAAAAAGGCTACGGTAAATTGTTTCTTAAAGGTTTTTTACTCAACTTTATCAATATTGGCGTCCTTTTGGGTTGGATCGCTTTTATTGTTTTGGCAAACTCTTTAACAGAGACTACCACTGGAGTTATCACTTTTTTATCAACCATATTAATTGTTTATTTTTTAGTGGATTTGGTTAAAATAGCCATTGCAAAAAAATTAAAAAACCGATTAACACCTCGGCTCATTTTTAAATCTAAAAAAATAATAGCTTTGGTTATTCTTGGGTTCGGAATTTTACTTTTAGTACAGGGATTTTTTCCAAATGAAAAGGAAATGATAAAAGAACGATTAGAACAAATAAACCCTATAAAAGACAGACTTTCAGAATAA
- the folB gene encoding dihydroneopterin aldolase, with amino-acid sequence MGIIKVENIRVFAYHGCLKEETKIGSDYRVDLQVKANLQESAKTDKLTDTVDYVLLNRIIKEEMDKPSHLLETVAKRILNRIFEADKLVEKATVWVSKLNPPIGGDVARVTIKMTDKRKK; translated from the coding sequence ATGGGAATTATAAAAGTTGAAAATATTCGTGTGTTTGCCTACCATGGTTGCTTAAAGGAAGAAACCAAAATAGGAAGCGATTACCGTGTGGATTTACAGGTTAAAGCCAATTTACAGGAATCTGCAAAAACGGATAAATTAACAGATACGGTTGATTATGTGCTTTTAAACAGAATAATAAAAGAAGAGATGGATAAGCCGTCTCATTTACTGGAAACCGTTGCAAAACGTATTTTAAATAGAATTTTTGAAGCAGATAAATTAGTTGAAAAAGCCACCGTTTGGGTAAGCAAATTAAACCCGCCAATTGGTGGCGATGTGGCACGTGTAACGATAAAAATGACAGATAAGCGTAAAAAGTGA
- a CDS encoding glutamine--tRNA ligase/YqeY domain fusion protein, with the protein MSEEKKSLNFLEQIIEEDLANGMSKNDLRFRFPPEPNGYLHIGHTKAIGISFGLGEKYNAPVNLRFDDTNPAKEEQEYVDAIKRDISWLGYTWANELYSSDYFQQLYDWAILFIKDGKAYVDSQSSEAMAEQKGTPTQPGVDGPYRNRSVAENLDLFERMKNGEFEAGSHILRAKIDMQHTNMLMRDPIMYRILKKAHHRTGTTWCIYPMYDWTHGESDYIEQISHSLCSLEFKPHRELYNWFKHQVYNYSKNEYPLLPKQREFARLNLSYTIMSKRKLLQLVEDGIVNGWDDPRMPTISGLRRRGYTPNAIRKFVETVGVAKRDNVIDVSLLEFCIREDLNKTAPRVMAVLNPVKLVITNYPEDKVEWMEAENNPEDENAGFRKVPFSRELYIEKEDFKEAAGNKFFRLKLGGEVRLKNAYIIKAESVVKDSRGDISEIHCTYTEDTSKKVKGTLHWVSIKHAVKAEVREYDRLFMDEAPDSHQDKNYMDFINPNSLKTVEAFVEPSLKEAKIGERFQFQRLGYFNVDDDATSSHLVFNKTVGLRDSWAKVKPKGNTNNSQQKQPQQNNRPAIEQIKSYGKKYDRLPEDKREKVKTEIIELAKDVSYSDLEPLFNTSVKKSGTRIITMITLGVLLKNGLERNEAINAFILKALEDKNALLVAEAKQL; encoded by the coding sequence ATGTCTGAAGAAAAAAAATCACTCAACTTTTTAGAGCAAATCATAGAAGAAGATTTAGCTAACGGCATGTCGAAAAACGATCTGCGCTTTCGCTTTCCACCAGAACCCAATGGTTATTTGCATATTGGGCACACCAAAGCGATTGGAATCAGCTTTGGTTTGGGCGAAAAATACAATGCGCCGGTAAACCTGCGTTTTGATGATACCAATCCCGCAAAAGAAGAACAAGAATATGTTGACGCCATAAAGCGCGATATTTCGTGGTTAGGGTATACCTGGGCTAATGAGTTGTATTCTTCAGATTATTTTCAACAACTTTACGATTGGGCCATTTTGTTTATTAAAGACGGAAAAGCTTATGTAGATTCGCAATCCAGCGAAGCTATGGCCGAACAAAAAGGCACGCCTACCCAACCAGGGGTTGATGGTCCTTATAGAAATAGAAGTGTTGCTGAAAATTTAGATCTTTTTGAACGGATGAAAAATGGTGAGTTTGAAGCTGGTTCGCATATTTTGCGTGCTAAAATTGATATGCAGCACACCAATATGCTCATGCGCGACCCTATTATGTATCGCATTTTAAAGAAGGCGCATCACAGAACAGGAACCACATGGTGTATTTACCCGATGTACGATTGGACGCATGGTGAAAGCGACTACATTGAACAAATTTCACACTCTTTGTGCTCGCTTGAATTTAAGCCGCATAGAGAGCTTTATAACTGGTTTAAGCACCAAGTGTACAACTACAGCAAAAACGAATACCCATTGCTGCCCAAACAGCGTGAGTTTGCGCGTTTAAATTTAAGTTATACGATAATGAGCAAACGCAAACTGCTTCAATTGGTTGAAGATGGTATCGTGAATGGGTGGGACGATCCGAGAATGCCTACCATTTCAGGTTTACGCCGCCGCGGATATACGCCAAATGCCATCAGAAAATTTGTTGAAACCGTTGGTGTGGCAAAACGCGATAATGTGATCGACGTATCGCTTTTAGAGTTTTGTATTCGCGAAGATTTAAACAAAACAGCACCTCGGGTTATGGCGGTGTTAAATCCGGTAAAATTGGTAATCACCAACTATCCGGAAGATAAAGTGGAATGGATGGAAGCTGAAAATAATCCGGAAGATGAAAATGCTGGCTTTAGAAAAGTGCCGTTTTCACGAGAACTTTATATTGAAAAAGAAGATTTTAAAGAAGCGGCTGGAAACAAATTTTTCAGATTGAAATTAGGTGGCGAAGTCCGACTTAAAAACGCTTATATTATTAAAGCGGAAAGTGTTGTAAAAGATAGTCGTGGAGACATTTCAGAAATTCATTGTACCTATACCGAAGACACTTCAAAAAAAGTAAAAGGCACACTGCATTGGGTGTCTATAAAACACGCTGTTAAGGCTGAAGTTAGAGAATACGATAGATTGTTTATGGACGAAGCACCAGACAGTCATCAAGATAAAAATTATATGGATTTTATCAATCCAAATTCATTAAAAACCGTAGAAGCTTTTGTGGAGCCCAGTTTAAAAGAAGCTAAAATTGGCGAAAGGTTTCAGTTTCAACGTTTAGGGTATTTTAATGTGGACGACGATGCAACTTCAAGCCATTTAGTGTTTAACAAAACGGTTGGTTTGCGCGATTCTTGGGCAAAAGTTAAACCAAAAGGAAATACAAACAACAGTCAACAAAAACAACCACAACAAAACAACCGACCTGCGATTGAACAAATAAAATCATACGGTAAAAAATACGATAGGTTGCCAGAAGATAAACGGGAAAAAGTCAAAACAGAAATAATAGAATTGGCAAAAGATGTCTCGTATAGCGATTTAGAACCGTTATTCAATACCTCAGTTAAAAAATCGGGAACGCGCATTATTACAATGATTACACTTGGTGTATTATTAAAAAACGGCTTAGAAAGGAATGAGGCTATAAACGCGTTTATTTTAAAAGCTTTAGAAGATAAAAATGCCTTGTTAGTTGCCGAGGCTAAGCAACTGTAG
- a CDS encoding DUF1761 domain-containing protein — translation MEMPINPIAIPIAAVAALVVGFIWYNPKVFGNAWMQASGMTEEKIKGGNMSKIFGLALFFAALLAVQLMQMTNHQWGALGMVGGDPTVALPSFEAFMADYGTAYRTFKHGAFHGTLAGIFVALPIIGTNALFERKNAKYIFINAGYWIVTLAVMGAILCGM, via the coding sequence ATGGAAATGCCAATTAACCCCATAGCAATCCCAATTGCTGCCGTTGCTGCACTAGTTGTAGGATTTATATGGTACAACCCCAAAGTATTTGGAAATGCATGGATGCAAGCTTCTGGAATGACAGAAGAAAAAATTAAAGGCGGAAATATGTCCAAAATATTCGGATTGGCTTTATTCTTTGCAGCCTTATTAGCCGTACAACTAATGCAAATGACCAACCACCAATGGGGCGCTTTAGGAATGGTAGGCGGAGATCCAACTGTAGCTTTACCTTCTTTTGAAGCGTTTATGGCAGATTACGGAACAGCTTACAGAACATTTAAACACGGTGCGTTTCATGGCACCTTGGCGGGGATTTTTGTCGCACTTCCCATAATTGGAACCAATGCTTTATTTGAACGTAAAAACGCCAAATACATTTTTATAAATGCTGGTTATTGGATTGTTACGCTCGCCGTTATGGGCGCTATCCTTTGCGGTATGTAA
- a CDS encoding GNAT family N-acetyltransferase, translating into MIDYKIYNTVNQLPKSWDALPHHDIFLKTTFLKGLELSSPYNITPYYLGVFKNEKLVGIAIIKRVEMYADDIFRNNNSPILKQIAKQLVSKIIKGNALIIGSLMHTGQHGIYYNAQDISQNEYLDQLEKALRDLTIRIKSEFNKKIRIIAFKDYFENDAIHKSPEFFKKNNLYKVQVQPNMVLSISDRWKSPDDYVASLNKKYKKRFKTARKKASNIIWKELNEDFIKANSETLFELYETVSDNARVNSFKLHKSHFYNLKVSLGEKLRVFGFFLNDELIGFYTLILNNDVLETYFLGYNKELQRKHQLYLNMLFNMAFFGIENGFKTIVYARTAMEIKSSIGAKPKTMHVYLKHTNNFIANTILKCIVKYMNPIRKWEERHPFR; encoded by the coding sequence TTGATAGACTATAAAATATACAACACGGTTAATCAGCTTCCAAAATCCTGGGATGCTTTACCACACCACGATATTTTTTTAAAAACTACTTTTTTAAAAGGGCTTGAGCTATCCTCGCCCTATAACATTACACCGTATTATTTGGGTGTTTTTAAAAATGAAAAATTAGTAGGTATCGCTATTATTAAACGTGTTGAAATGTATGCCGATGATATTTTTAGAAACAATAATAGCCCAATTTTAAAGCAAATAGCCAAACAATTGGTTTCTAAAATTATAAAGGGAAATGCCTTAATTATTGGGAGTTTAATGCACACGGGGCAACACGGAATTTACTATAATGCGCAAGACATATCGCAGAATGAGTATTTGGATCAGCTTGAAAAAGCATTACGCGATTTAACGATTAGAATTAAATCTGAGTTTAACAAAAAGATACGCATTATTGCCTTTAAGGATTATTTTGAAAACGATGCCATTCATAAAAGCCCTGAGTTTTTCAAAAAGAACAATCTGTACAAAGTACAGGTACAACCCAATATGGTGTTATCTATTTCAGACCGATGGAAATCGCCTGATGATTACGTGGCATCATTAAATAAAAAATATAAAAAACGCTTTAAAACGGCTCGGAAAAAGGCATCAAACATTATATGGAAAGAGTTAAATGAAGACTTTATTAAAGCGAATTCTGAAACCCTTTTTGAGTTATATGAAACGGTTTCCGATAATGCCAGAGTCAATTCCTTTAAACTTCACAAATCACATTTTTATAATTTAAAGGTCAGTTTGGGTGAAAAGCTTAGGGTTTTTGGTTTCTTTTTAAATGACGAATTGATTGGGTTTTATACTTTAATTTTGAATAACGATGTTTTGGAGACGTACTTTTTGGGCTATAACAAAGAGCTGCAGCGCAAACATCAACTATATTTGAATATGCTGTTTAATATGGCTTTTTTTGGTATAGAAAACGGCTTTAAAACCATTGTATATGCCAGAACCGCTATGGAAATAAAAAGTTCCATTGGCGCAAAACCCAAAACGATGCATGTGTATTTAAAGCACACCAATAATTTTATAGCGAACACCATTTTAAAGTGTATTGTAAAATACATGAACCCCATTAGAAAATGGGAAGAGCGGCATCCGTTTAGATGA